attttaataaattattttaccCCTTTTTTGTTGTTGCGTGTCATGGATGGCCATGGGAGACCATGACCAAGACTTTGGTGGGTTGCGTTTGTAGTTAGCTTTTGCCGGACAGAGACCTTCCCAGTTCAGTTCAGACGCGGGCaggccgaggccgctttgctcttcaattttgaaaaaactGCACCATGACCCCTCAAACTTTCTTACTTCTGCATCTAAGCCCCTGAATTAATCTCGAGACGACCCCTCGATTTCCACGGAGTTAATATGCATTTCCTAGCAGCAGGCTGTCATAGTTAACAACGGCCCCCTAATCAACTTTGAGTTTGaatggatttttttattaagccAATTAAATAGATATTGCTAGTTACATGTAATTTCACCAAAGGCATcgcaaagaaaaataagtgtcAACTTGACCAATTATTGCTTCATGGATATGGACGATGTGTACCCGCTGCAGCTTGTCATGATGAGGGAGGGAAGCTGGAATTGAGGGAGggaagaggggagagagaaggggaaggagggagagaggagagagtggGGAATGGTCGAGAGAATATAGGATTGCTATTCATGCACACTTAACAAGTTTAGACTATAATCTAATAATAgtgttaattaaaaaatatgtagCAGGTAAAAGGATAATTTCAACAACAAATAAGGGCACATTCCCCCTTATTTGCTCCCAAAAAGAGCTCAACTTCTAATCGTGAAACACTAATGCTTTATCAATTAAGTTGCACCTCATTGGTATCTTAATTGTGATTCTTAATCTTAATTCAtctattaattatgaaaactttCATTAAAGAAATGTCAATTTAAGATAGTAGAAACAATTACCTGCAcaaccacttttttttttggttgattgTACCATAAAATTTCTCCACACTCGCAATTAGATTTTGATACCTTTCAAATTCAGTTGAGACTCTAATGCTCGTTTGTCAATTTTGGAGAAATTTCTGAATAAACCCCTCAAACTCTCTATCTATCGCATCTAAGCCCCTAAAATTAACCCCAAGCATTTCCCTTCCAACTTCCAAGCATGGTCTCCCAGTTAACAATAACTGCCGCTTCCTATCCCTGATGGACCATGACCATGACAATCTTCTGCAATCATCGGCTTCAAGTTCGGATGGAAGGGATTTCTTGTAAAGCCAACTGGTAAGCTACATCCAAATTCATCAAGGGCATCATGGAGAGTCATCATTCGAACAAGCCAGTGTTGGACCTTGGTCGGGCCAATTATTGCTTCAATGAGATTGAACGACCTGTGCTGGCCTCAACTTGTAGTGATGAGGAACTAAGGTGCGGATACGATTCAAAGAGTTGAACAACAGTATGGTTATTCTGGTAATTATACTTCGCCCTTTGTTCATTTGATAACAAAAGACTGGACAGCGGATAGAAGAGTTTGGTTCATAAAAGTAGTTTCATTAATCAAGCAAACTGGCAGTTACCACAGATTGCCCGAAAACCCGAAGTGGTTGTATGTatagtatatattatttacacAATGTGATAGGGTTTGCGTTTGTTCACTCATCTGCACTCCTGTTTTGCGCATGCGATGAAATATGACCCTTAGGCAGGATCCAGAAAAGGGAAATGGAACATTGCTAGAGCCTTAAGCTTTGAGGTAATTAATCAGCATCATCATCAGGGTCATCGGGATCGAAATCCTTGACCTTCACATCTGCATCTTCTCCGTACTGAATGCAGTTGTCGATCTGAGACAAAACATACCGTATGCTGCACACAAGAACCAAAACCAGACAAGTTCTCATTTGGAACGAACTAAACTAGAAGCAATGTATTACTGGAGAAGGGAGTGAAAGAGATCGACCTGCTTTCCTTCCTCAGATCGAGGGGCACAAAGCTGACCGTGCTGTACTCATCCACCTAAAACAGACTATTAGAAGAGTGAAAGGGATCAAGCAGTTATCTTCCTTAGGTCATATATAAGGCTAGCTCAAGCAACGAACACTTTCAAACATTGCAATTTAAAAGTGAAAAGGAGAGAATATATGTCTGCAAAGTCGAAAGTTGGGGAGTCCTAATAAAGAAGTTAACACTTGTCTCAAACAGCCTCCGGATTGTTATGTTCATGGATCAAAAGGATATTTTGCCAGATAGTTCTAAGGGAAAGTTAGAAATATAGAAGGTTCAATTTAAAGAGCTCTTAAGGCTAAAAGAGAACCATCAACTAGAATAAAGCATTGCCATGAAAGCAGCGTCGGAATCAACATGCTACTACCAATGGCATTTAAATATTCCTAATCACCAATTTATTGATTAACAATTTCAATCTTGTCGTTGTGATATTATGGCCTCATCAATAACTCACCAGGTCAGCCAAAGCTTTATTTAACTTCTCAGACTGAGGAGCCATCCGCAGGTTCAACTCTGACAGAAGAATTTGAGGCTCTGGATTCAAATAGCTAAATAAAATGGCGCCAAAAAACAAGTCAGATGAGCAAATACATTCAAAGATAAAAGGAGGATTATACAAAAGGAATATATGttacatagagagagagagagagagagggaactTACTATTCAATATCCCTTTTGTTCTTCACGAGATCCATTTTGGACAAGATATTCACTTGAGGCAGTTCAAGTTGGACCATTACAGAGAGAGAGGCCATGCACCCACTTATGAATTTGGTCACATCGGAAATGAACTGGAAAATTGAATTTACTCAAATCtccaaataattttaaaagatactGGGGAATTGGAAATGCAGTACAAAAATCAATCAAGAACATAAAAGAAGCATAATAAGCCAACAAAAAGCACGAACCTGAGAATCAAGCAAGTATACACCACAGACATTGAAGTTCTTCCGCTGTAAGTGCTCAACAAAATTCTTCAGCACTGGTACGTGCGAGAACAACTCTATCTGGCCTGTAAAGAACATCATATTTATGGTATTGTAATCCACTGACACCAATATAAAACTTTTTGCAGTTCAAGCACAGCATGGGACAGCATTACCTGGACAGTCAAAAACCAAGTAATCATCATCCAATAAATTTTCCAGTTCTTCAGTTAACCAATCGTCCAGGTTTTCTTCAAGATGTCTAAGGGAGAAAATTAAGGTCATTCAATGTTTAACAAAGTTTGAAGAACTGaagaacaaaaatgaaaattaataatgtTGGGCCAGCAAAAGAATTTGTATTAATAAGTAGATAATGCTGAGTTACTGGACAGAAGAAAACAACAAGAGAGCAATGGTGAAGAAAGTAAATGAATAATCAGATATAAAGGATACTCCATGCAGTAAATAAGGCCACCATTTGGGCCTAGCCCTAATTCCTCCATGACATCATCCAAGGAAATGAACTCTCTAATATCTGAAAGTAAAAGGACCCTGTCAAAAACAAATAGTTCAAACTTAAGGGAGAAAAGGGAGGCTCATGTACCTATGGCCACAGGATAGTCAAAATTCACCGCAGCAGGATCTAGATTAATATGTATAGTCCACCCAATTGTTTGACCGTATTGGTAGAGGCTGGAGCAGTAAGTCGACTGATTGCAAAAAGGATACATTAGTACCAGAGGTATGTACTGCCAATGTAGCAAAACAGAAGAGTGTACTTCTGTTTGATTGCAAGAATAGAAGACGAATGAAACAGAGAGAGCATGAGGAGATTGTGACCAAAACAATTGAATCACTGGGAATAAGCAAAGTCTCCAGCACGTATACTTAGTAATCCATGAGGGGATTATGACAAAACAAATGAGCAGGAAATCCTTATCCTATCTGCTCTTGGTAGAAATAATCATCCAAACGAGTGTTTCAGCTGTATATATCAAGGAAAAGCTACCGCATTTTAGTGTATCGCAGGCTACTAGACAGCTGCTCTTCTTGTCTGTCATTTTCCTCTCCTAAAACTGCTACGATGGATGAACAAAAACCTAGCATCTTGATCCGAATAATAGCCACTCTACTTCTGATCACCAAGTTCAAAGCAATAAATCTCATCCATTATCACTTACTGCATTCCTCACAGAGAAGAAAATTAATCAACAACCCAACAAGTATCTATTAACTTCTCTTTTCAAATTATGTCCCTATCCAAGAACCAGGAAGGCCAACAAAATCTCAATTTGATCCTCCCTCTTATTCTCCAAGAATCAAATCGAACCCCTAAGGAAGTTGCCCAGAAGCCCCATAACCCACCATTACCATCCCAACACCCAGTTCTCCgatcattaaatccataactGAGGCATAAGATATTGGAGCTCAAGGACAGCACTACCATTACTGTTTCTTTATCGTGAAAATGTGAAATCTTGCTGTTCAAAAGGCTTCCTTTCCAGAGACTGGATTCAATGAACAGGAACACATAACTCCATAGAAGATTTATTTGCAATGCTTTTCTTTCTCCTTGTTCACGTCAGAAAAAGGCTAAAACTTAGAACAAATTGTCACAAAATGTATGAGTTACCTTCCCGCTGCCCGCAGGGCCAATAACCAGCTGTGCATAGCCCATGGTGGTGCAATCGAAATGCAAGGTAGAACCGAATTCAACATAGAGGAACGAAGATTCAGCAGAGGTTCTGAAAGATGCGAAACGACTGGAGGACAGCTACTGCAATGTACGCAGTACACCAGATACCCACGGCAAACAAGTAGCTCAGCAATTCAGATGAAGACATAATGCTCAACCCAGCTCACAGCAGCAGCACTTAatggaataaaaaaagaacCTGCATTTTCACAAAAGTTCCACTTCCATCACCAGCCGAGGGAAATGGATACGACACGTCTCTTTTATATGATAATTCGATAATCAGAACTCCCCAGAACCAACACGACCAATGGCATACGATCCAACCCAGTTCAAAAGATCATAAACCAACCGAAACTTCCATGGATAGGGTTTTCAAGCATCGCAGCCCAAACACCCACAAGAAGTCATGAAGCAATCAAATGGGGCAGCTAATCAAAGCTTAAAATATCAAAGCCCTACGAGGATTCTCGACATGATCACGGGGTATGAGTCAACCCCATGATCGTCACAAGCTTGTAGATAAAACAGTACAGTAGGGGGGTTCTCAGAACTGGTAAAATGACCGAACCCGGAAATCCCCAACACGGATTAACCGAAGATCAGTGGCTGACGATCGAGAAATGGGGCGAAGAAAGGCAGAGAGATAGAGCTGAAGGAGACGCACCCGacaccgagagagagagagagattgttCGGAAGAGGGAGCGCCCTTCCTCTGCGTCTGCGTCAGGGCAAAGCAAGAAAGCCCTAACTTTTGAACTGTAGGAGTTTGTATTTGTTTGAGCTtttgaagaagagaaaaactGGCGGCAACGACAAACGATGTCAGTGTGCGtgtacatatatgtgtatgtatgtatttgtatatatatatatgtgtgtgtgtgtgtgtgtgtatttgttTACAGCGCATATTGTCAGAATGAAATTCTTGACTGGGtataatttctttaaaatagaaaataatataattttggaTAAGAATTTACCATCTTATCTATCCCAATGTAAATTTTAAAGGATAAATTTTAAACAAATTATTGGATTTTGAAAGACGATCCTTGTTAATATCTTCCTCAGTATTAGACGGCAAAAGGTTAGATTCTGTTACAATTTTCTATCATTTTTATGCCAATTCCGGCGTAATTTCCCCGTCTCAACTAGGTCTTAAAAATTCAAGGAGAAGAAACCGAACTCGAGTACGCCAAAGTCGATTTTTCACAACTTGGAAGCTGAAGAGTCTGATGGCTTCAAAGCCAAAGATATGATCATATAATGCAAAATcatcatttttaattatgccctatttttatattttatttaaagaatcTCCCTTAACTTTTGCTGCAATCTTTCCTCTCCCACTTCAGAATTTATgcttttctattaaaaattccTTATTTTACTAGTGAATTAAAGTATCTTCTTTTAAATGTCGAATTTccttaaaatgaaaaaaatatcagcttttccattttattctgtttagagaggaaaaaaaaagggaactatttgtttttcttttgctcaAAGAAAGTTTCGAAAAACTGAAACAGTTTTCGGAACAGTTTTCCTAGCTAATCGAATCTAGACAACAGAACATAATAAGCCATGTGAGATGATTTCAATGTCTAGCAAATAAATTAGACATTGCATTGGATATGATACAATACAACGATACATCTCGTTGGTGGAATGGTACAGCTTGTAAATGCTATCACCAACCATATAGGCGATAAATTCCAAGTAACGGCAGGATTACATCACAACTAAGACTGCCGGATCGTCGTGTTGATCAAGAGAGACAGGAAACAGTATGTACATAGTTACATCGACTTGCTCCAAGGGTTTGACAAGACCGGCATTTCAACTTCCTCGTGCcctacaaaacaaaacatgaaaTCTTAACTGtttataaaagaagaaaagaaaagcagtaaacggtAGCGTAATCAGGGTATGCAGTCAAAACTCGAACATAGTATGATCGACACATCAAAGATGCTTCTTCCAACGGGTTTTGACTATGTCATACATATGACATTTTGATTCAGCATTAAAACATGGCTTCAGGAGCAATAAGTTAAATCACTTCCATTATCACATACACAATGCCTGTAGGAAACAGGAAAGTATGGCGTATCGCATGATCttatcttaaaaataaaaacgagTAAACCGCCCAAACTTTGACCAATGCCATCCTCAATATAAACTAAAAAAGTTTGGAAACATCTCTAGATGGGTCTCAAGAATGGATCACCCAAACTGCAGAAACCAAAAGTTTGATGCAAGAGCTGCTAAAACTCCAAGCAACGAGTTACTTGCAGAAGACTGCCCAGTTAGCCACGAAGATACGCGTGGACCATGCATAAATTAAAGTGAGTCACTGCAGAGGATGACTACAGGTTCCCGGTTCATACAAGGGTGGCCCATAGTCCCTCATTAGGTATTCACAGGACAGTCGTGATTAGAAACCATAACAATAAAAATGGTCAAAACAGTTTGCTGACagaatcatatatatttttgcacaaatataaatatatcataatattatcaatataattatatttttttacgaGATTTAGTTCAGCAAAGCAGGAcgcatattataatattttggaAAACTTACCTCTTGAGGTGTATGCAGGTAGACTGACATATTTCGGGCATGAGCTTTTTGAGACGCTCATACCAGGCAGGGTGACTGCACAGTCTCGAGGCTGTAAATAACAAGATAGTTCAGTAGGATTCTATGATCGTACGAAACCCAAAAGGAACGCATTctaagggggggggggggggggggaacaCAGATTCCAACTTAATTTCTCCATAAAGTGCATAATTAATGAAGCTATGGACTAAAAAGACACTTGGCaacgaaaagaaaaggaaaaaagaaacacgATATGGCAGTAAAATCAGTAAATGGCCCTGTATCCATTTTCTTCGTTGAACTTTCTTTTAGTTCCCCGTATTACTTGTTCCCTTTAATGTCTTTCAATAACAATAAGtcagaaattaaataaaattttctttctggTTTAATACAAGTTttctcaaaatttaatttagcAAAGATCGTTTCAGTACCCAGACATGATAAATTTTAAGATCAAAGAAAGTTCCAACCTGGAAATCCTTGTAGAAACATAAACGAATTTCCTGCACGGCACCATTGGAGCAAGCTATTTCTGGGGTTGTATGGAAAGCATTCTGAATTTCAGTGATGATGCCTCCCAGAGGATACTTTTCAGTGTTAGAGGGAACATATCCAGCATCAAATAGCACTCTCTGACATCAATTTGAGGAGAAATTGTGAGATTTGGCACAACATAGTAGTACAAACAAGATCAACAAATGCCAGGTATCATAGCGGCCCAGCCGTGACAGTATTATGAGCACAAATGAGAGAATACAATGCAGATAACTCCATTTTAAGGACAACATCATTGTACGCAGACTAATTTGTAGTTTTACACATAATCATCTCCTAGAGAAGTGGGCAATCTTGCCTATGCGATATCAGAAGAAAAAAGTGAAAGTTTGGGTAATTGATATGTTGAATCAGCTTCCAGTACTTACAGTGACATTATATTTGAAGTAGACATTGAGAGTTGTCACGAAGTAATTGTACTCATCTCCTACAACTGAAGATGAACAGGTTCCATGCTTCTCTGTAACAATCAACGgaaaaaaatgaggaaaaaccCACAAACAAAGCTTTTTGCGCACAAGATACTTTATATTCTTAAGCCCGCAGGTGGTACCTAATATAGGCTACCGGTTTCTTTACTTCAAGCATAATGTAAAAGGAAAGCTTCATGCTAACTAAACAATCAAGTAAAAAAGGCATAATAATTGATCTGATTTTGCTTTCGAATCCATCAGCATTATTTTAAGTTCTTTATATGACATTATCCCATTAACAGACTTGAAGTTCACCTCATTGACAAACTTTTCAGTAGCATCAAGTTCTTTATTTGACATTCATCCATCTAAGATCACCATGGAAATAATATCAACCTTTTCTTCTCACTTGTTGGGCTTTCATGTAAACCACTTTAAGTACATGTACATTCTCTATTCAGTTAGATTTCATAACTTGTTGAAGAAACATTTAATATGAAAGGGAAACAAACATCAAAATGCTTCATATAGTCAGGCAAAcaatctgtttttttttttaggtgtgGAAATGGGCCAAAAATATGGCTAAAATCTATATTGCTTAAACAAAGAGACAAAGGAAAAGATAATTACCCCACTGTCATTACCCCGAAGAGACAACGACCACCAAAGAaccatgaaaataaaaagaagacaacagttaaaaaatttaaagttaaaaGTGACAGCATAGGCAACAAATTAATTCATAGCTGACAGCCACCTCATGCGCCCAAAATGATCCTTTTCCACCGTAACAAGTTGAAGTAGATCCACAATAATACGAGGGCCAATACTTTTGCAGAGCATCAACCAATGTCGATATCTATAGATGAAAAGAGAATCTCTCTGAGTTTGGGGAAGAGAGAACAGAAGCACATGGATATCCaaagataaattatttcaGAAAACACCCTGCCAGGAGTCATCGTCCCATACAGGTGAAGAAGTGAAATCCAAAAACCTATCTTTTTGAAGACATAGCTAGTGAAGTAGCGTACATTGTAACTTATGGTGAAAATTATGAAGTCCCTCATCAACCAACGGCAATCCATTCTAAGGATTTTTCAGAGACTAAGAAAATCCAATTGTCCATCCACTTACTAGAATGATCCTGTATAACAAAATAAGCACAGATCTATGCATCCTTCTGAAAACACACTGCTACCCTGAGGGGCACGAAATTCCATGCTCAATTAAAGAACTCTACTCATCCTAGGCAAAATTATTGAAAACCTCAATATGATTCCAGTTGCCATAATTTCAAACATCCATCCCATCCAAAGTTTCACTAAATAAAACTGCAAATCCTAGTGCTTAAGAGTGAAGACCGTGGGGCAAGGACGACTGGGGTCGCAAACCagctaaaacaaaaaaacaagaagTACCTCTTTCTCATCAAAATTATCCTGGGTGCAACAGGCAGGCCAAGTTCCGTCGTTGTAATCAGGCCATAGTCCATCTGTGTTCCAGAATACAAATTAACACCTCTCTTTTTATATTGGCAAAGTATTGACTGTCTCAAGCTTTCAACCATAGCCTCGTACTTACGGATTGTGAATTCAGCTGGAGAGTTTGAGCTGCAAAGAGGAGTGAAACACAAGTTGTGAGCATCCACCCCATTTCTCAACAAATACAACAGACCCACAAACATGGTAATGAAAAAGGAAGGGACGATCTTGCAGAAAAATTCCAAAACCCAAATTGCAAATTTCATTGGATGCCATTCAACATACGCAATCTCCACAGCCATGGATGAACACATCCAACTACTTCAAAGATTCCCATTCCATAAAATTCAACATACCCACAATCGATTCCCACAATCGGAGGTGTAATAGCAGCGGAATGACGTACCTACTGCAGCAGGCGTTGGAGGAGCAGCAATGGCGAGTCCGGCGGCAGAGTGTGCCGGGCCACTGCAGGGTCAGCTTGAAGTAATCGAACTCTCTCTGATTGCTCACGCGCCCTTTCCCGTCTCCGCCTGCATTGACGCCCGCGATCACCAGCAGAAGGGCCGCCGCTGCGGCGGGGAGGAGGGCTATGGCGGAGGGAGAAGCCATGGACGGAATCGAAACTACAGGAGCAGCAGAAGAATCGGAATCTTTCTGCCGAGAGAAGCGGATTGACGCGAAGGGGATAGAGGCGTCACGCAAGACAAGCAAGGGGACAGTTGTCGTCTTCTGATTGCATTCCCACAGAAGTTTTTTCAGCTCTCttttttagttaaaaaaaaagagtgatttttttttgaaattatcatttttattcgATCGATCAAATTTtgtgaaatatattttctgtGTTTAAATagagtacatatatatatatgtacacataATTGATTCAAAATGATCCGACGACAACAGAAAGAGTGTATTTTATCTTAAAACTGGGTTAATCATGTGCGTTGCACAAATTtttgttaatatatttatatatttatacgaatattaattatattagtttaatatattaatttattattattatcattattattagtattattattattaaaaatgaaagttctcaataattaattttcaatagaatTGTATGaattctattattataattttataatcaacgTTCTTATTATgctttctaaatttatttaatttatttcataattttaatttatattatatataaatataatattttataaatttttatactttttatattatttttaaatttatgaaatctttcttttggataaagattgttattattctataaaatatcattttttcaatttagaTTATCTTCTATCGTGGGTAAGTATTGTTATTATGCTATAAAATactattttttcaattaggCCAACATGGAAAATGGGGtgaattatcaattttattattaagaaCGGGAGTGGAGTGTCTATTTTGATCAAGATTGCGTTGGAGTGTCATTGGGTATAACCTTAAAGGAGTGGAGCATATTTTAtcctatataaaaaaaatggatcgTGAAATATAACTTCTTCTATCAAAATAAGTTCAAGTGATTTAGGCCTTCTTTGGGAACGGAGCCAACTAtgtgtgtatgcatatatatatatatatatctatatattagattgtaataataaggtggattgagaaaataaaaaaataatgaatagttgagagaatttagtattaaaattgaattgaatgatagttaagataataaaaattgaagaaaaaataaaaaggtaataattgtattgttgaattgaaggtgAGTGAAGTTAAAGTAGAGTAGAgtataaaaaattgaacaattaaGAGAGAATGTAAATAAGATGTAAGcaagttttgatttttcttgcatttttttGAGAGATTGGGAGAAACGAGGCAGTAAGGATATCGTTAAAGCTcgttatgaaaattttcaaaaattattgcATTGCAAGAACAAAAAAAGGCAAAGTTTGAGTAAGAGGGGGAGTTTCATTAATCCGAATAGCCCCTTCTCGATATAGAAAGAGCAACCACAAAAATAACAATTGCAACCATTAGCAAAGATTTGcgttatttaaaatatttttatttggtctacatttgtaaatattttattcttcttcttttttttgtcgaAGAAAGATCAAATTTGCATGCTTTATAATGAACAACTTTACTATGACAAATAATCAACTGCGTGAAGTGAATCACAAGGTATCTTGCACATATTCCCAAATTGAGTatggaattaaaaaaagaaacatagaaaataaaaatgcatatatgttttaatttttcttatacaTTTTAGGGTTTAAAAGGATAATGTTGAGAttctttataaaattttccaaaaattacAGTAAGATTCTTTacgaaaaattcaaaaattagtATTAGAACATttgttatcagaatcggaTCGGACCGACCAGTTCGACCGGTCTAATCGGGAACCGACACCATGTTCGATCCGATTTGCTTGAAATCCCAAATTGTAGAtttgaaccgccggacccattgaaccggtcGATTTTGACATTGAACCGGTCGGTCTATGaattttatgggtttcctatttagtgtaaaaattacttggttatgtaaatatttgaactcatgacctcttactTCTCATACTAACCAACCCACCACtactttcttgttcttttaaatacttattaaaatttaatatttattttggagtaaaaaatattaaatatagatattttcttacactattcttatattttttgaaatcatcatacttctatcttaattaacataatttttttaataatataaatatttattttattataattaaaagtgTGGTCTGACCCATCGAACTctcggttggacccataaacctaTGAACACATACCCATTCAGGTTCATTATCTGATCCGATTTTGATAACACTGATTAGAACAAAAGATTCAAGATGATAGTAAGAAAGGTAACTTGGTCATTGTATATCACCCCTCTTGATATAAAAAATGCGAGCGTAAGGATAATAGTAGCTTGTTGAGATTAAAATTATCTTATTGATTAGTTATTTGGGAGTAAATTACTCCGacggtacaaaaagtttcaagaATGTAACATTATGGCATAGAAATGTTTTTTTGCT
Above is a window of Punica granatum isolate Tunisia-2019 chromosome 7, ASM765513v2, whole genome shotgun sequence DNA encoding:
- the LOC116214086 gene encoding GPN-loop GTPase 3-like isoform X1, translating into MGYAQLVIGPAGSGKSTYCSSLYQYGQTIGWTIHINLDPAAVNFDYPVAIDIREFISLDDVMEELGLGPNGGLIYCMEHLEENLDDWLTEELENLLDDDYLVFDCPGQIELFSHVPVLKNFVEHLQRKNFNVCGVYLLDSQFISDVTKFISGCMASLSVMVQLELPQVNILSKMDLVKNKRDIEYYLNPEPQILLSELNLRMAPQSEKLNKALADLVDEYSTVSFVPLDLRKESSIRYVLSQIDNCIQYGEDADVKVKDFDPDDPDDDAD
- the LOC116214087 gene encoding ribonuclease 2; this encodes MASPSAIALLPAAAAALLLVIAGVNAGGDGKGRVSNQREFDYFKLTLQWPGTLCRRTRHCCSSNACCSSSNSPAEFTIHGLWPDYNDGTWPACCTQDNFDEKEISTLVDALQKYWPSYYCGSTSTCYGGKGSFWAHEWEKHGTCSSSVVGDEYNYFVTTLNVYFKYNVTRVLFDAGYVPSNTEKYPLGGIITEIQNAFHTTPEIACSNGAVQEIRLCFYKDFQPRDCAVTLPGMSVSKSSCPKYVSLPAYTSRGHEEVEMPVLSNPWSKSM
- the LOC116214086 gene encoding GPN-loop GTPase 3-like isoform X2, coding for MGYAQLVIGPAGSGKSTYCSSLYQYGQTIGWTIHINLDPAAVNFDYPVAIDIREFISLDDVMEELGLGPNGGLIYCMEHLEENLDDWLTEELENLLDDDYLVFDCPGQIELFSHVPVLKNFVEHLQRKNFNVCGVYLLDSQFISDVTKFISGCMASLSVMVQLELPQVNILSKMDLVKNKRDIEYYLNPEPQILLSELNLRMAPQSEKLNKALADLSVLGG